Below is a window of Halarcobacter anaerophilus DNA.
AATATTTTTCGAGGGAAGGTTAGATGATTTTTTAGAGGTGTAACTTTAGTTACAATTAGTTACTTGACACAGATTTTTAAACAGTCTCTTTTAAACTAATTATTTTTCTACCAAATCATATAAGCCTTTAATTTCTTGTGCCCAAATTGTTTCATCAATAGTTTCTAAAATCAAAGGAATATCATCCATTCTTTCATCATTCATTATAAATTTAAAAGCATCCCAGCCTATTTTCCCTTTTCCTAAAGAGTCGTGTCTATCAACTTTACTTCCTAATTCAGGTTTTGAGTCATTTAAGTGCATTCCCATTAAATACTCTCTTCCTACTATTTCATCAAACTCTTTCCAAGTTTTATCGTAAGCTTCACGTGTTCTTATATCATATCCGGCTGTAAACATATGACAGGTATCTATACAAACGCCTACTCTGCTTTTATCTTCTATTTTATCTATAAGATAAGCTAAATGTTCAAATTTATATCCAAGGTTACTTCCCTGTCCTGCGGTATTTTCTATCACAAGTTTTACATCCTTTGTGGCGTCAATCGCCTGATTCATTGATAAAGCAATTCTGTCAAGGCACTGCTCTTCGCTTATTTTTCTTAAATGACTTCCTGGATGGAAGTTTAATCTATCTAATTTTAAAATTTCACAACGTTGTAATTCATGGATAAAGCCATCTAAAGATTTTTCTCTTTTCTCCTCTTCGGGATGTCCTAAATTTATCAGATAACTATCATGTGGCAAAATATGTTTAGCTTGAATTTTACTTTTTTCCAGTTCTTCAAACCATTTGTCTATAGTTTTACTGTCTAACTCTTTTGCTTTCCATTGTCTTTGATTTTTCGTAAACAAAGCAAAAGCTTTTGCTCCTATTGCTACAGCATTTATCGGGGCATTATAAACTCCACCGCTTGCGCTTACATGTGCTCCTACATATTTCATTATTTCTTTTCCTCATTTTTTTCGCTATTTTACTAAAAAAGTCTGTAGTTAATTTTAAACTTCCGTTAATGTGTTATTTATCTACACAAAATTTCTAAATGTGAAACAATTATACAATTTTGTCATTCACTATTTGGCAAAGGTATGTTATATGTAAATAAAAACTAATAAATTATAGATATGTAGAAGGATGTTACGATGGAAAAAGTCGTTATTATTGGTGGGGGCTATGCAGGTCTCTATGCTTTAAGAGAATTAGTTAAAAATAAAAACATA
It encodes the following:
- the nfo gene encoding deoxyribonuclease IV; protein product: MKYVGAHVSASGGVYNAPINAVAIGAKAFALFTKNQRQWKAKELDSKTIDKWFEELEKSKIQAKHILPHDSYLINLGHPEEEKREKSLDGFIHELQRCEILKLDRLNFHPGSHLRKISEEQCLDRIALSMNQAIDATKDVKLVIENTAGQGSNLGYKFEHLAYLIDKIEDKSRVGVCIDTCHMFTAGYDIRTREAYDKTWKEFDEIVGREYLMGMHLNDSKPELGSKVDRHDSLGKGKIGWDAFKFIMNDERMDDIPLILETIDETIWAQEIKGLYDLVEK